The Setaria viridis chromosome 9, Setaria_viridis_v4.0, whole genome shotgun sequence sequence CCCGCCTTCCTCCAGTGGTCCGGCGCGAGCCCCGCCCGCAGCCGCACGAAGTCGGCGATGCCCTCGATGAGGCCGCCGTTGGCCTGTCCCTGCCCGTCCCACTGCCACACGTGCGTCGTCTCGTGGTACAGCACGCCGGTCACCTCCGTCTTGACGTCGCCCTGGAAGCCGGCGACGTACTGGGCGTTGAGGCtgatggcgccgccgctggtcTGCGCCGGCGCGCTGATGTTGTCGACGACGTTGAGGGCGACGGAGTCCACCGGCTTGCGGTCCTCGGGGTTGGGCTGGTTGAAGGTGCCCCAGATGAAGGACGAGGCGTCGGAGAGCACCTGCTTCGCGTAGTCGACGCCGACCTCCCGGTCGAACCTCGCGCCGCCGTCGGTGCTGGCCACCGAGTTGGTGGCGTCGAACGTGACGGCGCCGGACGTGGCGGCCATGACCAGGAGGACGGAGGACACGGCGATGACTGCCGCGGGAAGCTTCATTTTTTTAGCTGAATGCTGTAGGATTACGTACTAAATTAAACTTGATCTGGTATGGAGTATGGACCAGTAAGGGTGCACTTTAAATAGGTGCTGCGAGCGAGCTGGCTGCTAGCACTGGAGCTATGAGTATTGAGTGGTACCCTACCAGTTACCAGTCAAAGTGTGCAAGACTTGGACCGTTTCAAAGTTTGATCGGTCTTCGGAAATTAATGGCTGATTCCCATTCTATATGGGAGCTTATTCTTTAGGAGAAGTGattttgtggctgaaagtgattcttttttattcttAGAAACtattaaaatcaggatggagaatcacttcccataatcaggagaagctactttttccagCTTCTAACCTCTTAGTTCAtctcagagaatcacttcacacaatcagtagagaatcacttctctctcaataactgtttggcagagcttctACTGGAATCAGCAGAACATCAGCTCCTAACCTCTTAGTTCAtctcagagaatcacttcacacaatcagtagagaatcacttctctctcaataactgtttggcagagcttctACTGGAATCAGCAGAACATCTCTAGGAGCTCTGACAAACAGCAGAACATCTCTAGGGGCTCTGACAAACGCGCCTTAAGTTTGATGGGTATGGTTACCGCCCGGCTAGAAATTTAAGAATTGCGCACCTATTCTTTCTTCCTTGGGTCCCATCTAATTCAATAACAGGAGTACTACACGCCAATCAGTGGTGAAGTCTGAGTAAATTAGAGGGAGGTGTATTTGCCTCGTAGGTGAATAGTGTTGAGCTAAGGACTAAGGAGGGTGCACATATGGTAAAAAATAAAGCATAATCACTGTTTTCGTAAATTTTAAGGAGGGTGCACATAtggtaaaaaataaaatataatcaCTGTTTTCGTAAATTTTGAGGTACATTAGTACCTCTAATTATAGTGTAGCTTCGCCTCTGACGCCAATCATATGTACTACTGTTTTTTCAGAACCAGGCGCTCACATGCTCTTGAAAGAGCGGCTGAGGTTGTTTCGAATGCAAACCTTTTCTGTGCCTTTCTGTGTTATTGGTAGAAGCTTTGGCACGGTTCTTGTATGGGTTTTAGCGGGTATGCGTCGAATACATGCTGGGATCTTGGATGCTATAAGACTTGCTACGCTATGTGTTTGGCGAAATGAAGGGGAGACCTTTtatgtataaaaaaaatacacacgCGGGCACGCTCATCGCGCCTACAAACATCTTTTGAAAAACTTATATGCATGGCATCGATATAGTATATACATTATAAAACTTTGACAAGGAATTTCTATGAaatataatatttaaaacaaaaaaattatttggtCACAAGGATATTTTTAGACTGAGTCTATTTTTATATACATCAACGTTACATTGCAGATCGGCCTATTTATTTCTATATTATTTTACTACCATAAATcctagaaaaaaatatatttctgaTTGgatgtgttttttttacaattttggtCGAACTATTTTAGGAGgagtcagtttttttttaaaatattgtaTTAACAACACACGTACTCATCAATACCACCATGTACAATATTTTTGGAACGTCTCTTATATCAGAAAGTTATTAGAGATGAAGAGACGCCAGCATGCACAGTGGCGGAACTGGGGTTGGCCGGCGGGGGCCATGGCCACCccatcaaaaataaaaaaaattactaccCCTTATTAATCTATGGTCAAGTCAAAACGCTACAGGGTCAGCCTAACTGCACAACGCACACAGCTTGTAGCCGTTCGTCAAGATGGTAAGATGTCCTCGCGACGTTTTGTTTTCTACCTAGCAGTCACGAGTCAATTATAATAATTACTATAGTCATGATTAATTAGTGTATGCTTGGGTGGATAATAAAAATTTACACTGTTGCAAATAGCCCACTGCTATAGATTTTTTAGACAGGTGCCAGCAAATATTACCCCTAATACCGCTAACTCCGCTATTGCGTGAAATAGCACTGCTAAATTCAATAGCGCGGTGCTGCTAACTCCACCATGCTGAGTTACAAACTTTATATACTTGTGATTTATAAACTATGAGTGATGACTTATAACTTgtcttgtgagttgtgacttatttttttatgtttgcACTTATACCAGGACATGTACTTATAAAATATGAGCTGAAATTCGTTAAACTACTAATGTTTTTCCCTAAATTTTGCTAGTTTTTTTGCATACCGCTAAATGTCATAGTGGCCGCTATAGCTGCGCTAGAGCACCTTTAGCTTTTCTGGGAGCACTCCGCTAAATTCTATAGTCCACGGTTTGCAACATTTAAAATTTAGGATGAATTATCAAATTTTTGAATCGGCAATATATTTATCCGGCGCCCTTTAATTTTCTCACCAGTTCCGTCACCGAGCAAGCACGTCGCGATACACACGTCCAGATCACCCAGCTCGTCGCCCGTACATCCACCACCACACCCCAAATCCGGCAGTTTCGTGGAAGCTCGTTTAAGTTTCTCGGTTTTGACCGGGTCTAACCCATGTGCTCATGGAAACTTCCCACGGACACGCCGAAGACCCTGCCGGGGACGCAATGATCAACAAGCCACGGCCATGAAGAGGTCCTCCATCTTGCCGTGCAAGACGGACCGTACCACGCCTCCACCCAGACCACCCACCTCCACATCATGTGTAACagctcattttttttccattcgcTAATTGCTATACCATGGAACGATTTTTCTACGCTCGTGGAAATTTTTTATCCGCACCTACAACATGATCCTTCCGGCTGTGTTTCTGGATAGATCTCCCCCTCCTTAGATGAATTTTCTTCCCCCTCAGTTTTTTTAACAATTATCTATACTTCAAGAACAAATATTTTGTActaatgaattttttttcaacaCCTTGAACATGCCCCTCTTCCACTCTGCTCCAAGTTAGATGCCGGTCCTTCATAAGATGTTTCATGGATCGTGGTTTTCATTTGATCCATAAAAAATATAACAACTATTATCAGCTTGTTTGGTGGGTTACCGCAGGAGAGAAGATTAGTAGTACTACGTATCGAAATATCTGGTACCGTTAACTTTTAGTCACGATGTTTAACCATTCattgtattcaaaaaattatgtaaatattatttattttgtttgtgatTTACTTTACCATTAAAGGTATTTTAAGCAATGACTTATCATTTTTATATACctccaataatttttttataagacgaatggtcaaatATTGTGGAAAAAATCAACTCTGACAAATATTTCGATACCAAACAAGTATATAAGACACACCGACAATTGAGGTGCATCCCTAACATCGGGCTTGGGTGCCTATGTACCTCTCAGCAGCATGCCGCTTCCAAACCTTAGATAGAAGAGAGAATTGGTGCCTCATCTCTCAACCGATACTCTTTGGGTGTGTTTAGACGAGAGATAACGTGGGATGGGATGCTCTTGACCCAATTTTGTGGGATGGGACGATCCCATCCAGTGTTTGGTTGAAGTGGGATGGATTCGTTcctgttttttgtttggttgaggGTTAAGATATGTGGGATGGATGGTACTTGCAACACTGTTAGCAACAATGTTTGATGGGCCCCATCTGTCATTTTAGGACCCACACATCATCCATCatatcttccttttctttttttacttccTTTTCCCCCTTATCTTCTCCCCGCAACATTCTCCTCCCCACCGCCCCGAAatcctcctccccgccaccttctctcccccaccctcctccccggccgccttACCGGCCGCGCTGCCCTGGGGAACCAGCCGCGCCGCCCAAGCCGGCTCCTCCCGCCAGCGGCCCTTCCCACGCCACCCCCAAGGCCAGCTtatgccgccggcgccctccccacGCCACCCCCCAGACCGGCTCCTCCTCGCCACCCCCAGGCCAGCTCTCGCGCCGGTGGATCCTCCCCGTGCCGTCCCCCAAGCCATCTCTCCTGCCGGTGGatcctccccgcgccgccaccaagTGGCCTCGAGCTCGCCCACGGCTGCCGGTGCGGTGGTCAAGCTGCTCTTGTCCGTGTTGCCATGCCCCCATTCGTACGCTTGAGCAACGGAGGGTGACGGTGCGAGACGGGGATAAAGTTggatgcccccgtccgctcgttttggaggGATGGGGGCATCTCGCATCTGATGAGCATATTCCCTCCttgcactacaagaaatcttccaacTAGTGatgaaccaaaaagtgtcataaacgtgTTTTTTTTGTatcataaaccgtgatttagtcgagcgtcataaaccacgactagtgacgttccttatttcggtccgtcactaagataatgacgaatgaaaattcatccTACATGTCGTCATAAAATTGTTTCGGAGGTTGCGCCGAgttggacaagaatccaacGTGGCTTCGACGTGGTAGGGGTGTTATGATGATTTCAGTTCGTCATAAATTAAAGCCCGGTCCATTTAAGAGCATTTATGAGCCCAATTTTGTTAGGacatttttagcccattttagatTTCCACGCTATTTTATgggcaaaaaaatatttgttgAACGTCATATTGGGCTATTTTTTCTAGGACCTAGCCCATCTAACGAAGAGCTATTATTGTATTTCGCAGTACCATATTGGGTTATTTTTTTCTGGGCCCTAGCACATCTAACAAAGAGCCATTATTGCATTTCACGGTACCATATTGGGTCGTTTTTTCTGGGCCTTagcccattattgcatttcacaataatatattcaattttggTTGTTGATCACCATGACAATCACGGACATAAAAACAGCTCATTTCCAACTTCCATATTgttcacatcacaatcaatgaatGGTTCACTagcaacaataatgcaacatacaacaagttAAGCATAAAAAATGCAACATTCAATAAAagttcatcagcaacaaacaacaacTTCACCAGCAACACACTTTAGTTGAGGAGAGGATTCATGTGGCTCTGACTGGTGCTGAAGTTTATGAGGCTAGAAATCAGAAAGTGCAACTCCTTGgtggtgttcttcaaagcttaGAGCTCTTCTATCTAAGACTTCAATATTGTTTTTTGTGTTTCAGCCCTCAATCTTAGTGCACCCATCTCAGACTCCTGTTCAGCAATTTTTTGCCGAAGTTGTGCCCCCCTAtttctcactctcaagatcagCTTGTATTTCTTCTACCTGTAGTGCGGTACCAACTCTAATACTTTTCTTCGAGGGTGGGTGAATGCCAGCAACCTCCCAAAATGTCCTAGGTTGGACAACTTCAGCCACTATTTCAACAACAGTCTTTGGTTGGTCGTCTCCAGGTTGGGTGACTATTTGTTCCATCTGagcctaataaaagaaagaaaatgaaaggtctcacaaaagtactcacaaATGTTTCTAGTGTTTTTGTTGCAAAGAAGAATACAAAGTAAACAAGTACTGTGCAGGAGAGCCTTCCGACGTAGCGAGACTAGGAGTAGGTGCAGGAGAGCCTTTCGACGTAGCCAAACCATGAGCAGGTGTGGGAGAGCCTTCTGACGAAGCGAGATCAGGAGCGGGAGCCACCACAGGATCTTCCTGAGCTTGAAAAGTAGTGTGACCAGGATCATCCTTAGCTTGCGAAGTAGTGACACCAGGATCATCTGGAGTAGCAGCGGTAGAAACTTCACGAGCATCCGGATCTGTAGCTATTTCCACCACAGGATCTTCCTTTTGCTATTGCGAGGCAGCAATATCAGATAGAACCATGAGTATTGATGCATTTGCTTCCTCACCGTCATCACCCTTCTTTGTGGAAACAAGTGTGGATTCCTTTTCTATCAGGGTCATCATTGATGTCAACAATTGTGGAATTCTAGCTGAACTGTGATGCGGCACAGAGACTTCAGAGGATTTACCCCGTTCAGTCGGAGGCATGATTAGCAAGGGGGTCTGACCAGCATTTGGGAGTTGAAGTTGCGGTGCTAGTAACCCGACCTGCTGGTACACCTGATTGAGTGCAGCAGAGAAGGTGGTGATCACATTGTTGATGTTCTGGTCTGCCCTTTGTGCCACCTGCTCTAGCCACGCGAATTGTCTCTCCTCCCGATGAGCCAGTATCTCATCCAACCGTTTCTATAGCTTGACCAAGCGGAGATTACTTTCTGCTTGTTTTGCCAGACCATCAACCAGTCCCTGAAGAATTAAGGCAAGCTCCGTCGGCTGACTGGCTATTACTGGAGTGACCGGTACTATTTTTGTAGCAGATCGTGATACACGTGCCTCCTAGTCCTGAGTGACTTGGAGACAAGGTACATACGTATTTTCCTCCTCACTGCCTTTGCTGTCTGAGCAGTAGTTCTTGTCTGATTTGCTTTTCTCATTTCTGTGCTCATTAGGAGATGGCTCATTCCTAACCCTTAGGCCAATACGTCTGTCTCCTGGTCTCGCTGGCTTGTATATCTTGAATTGTGTTTTAGCATTGCTATACTCATGTCGCTAATTTTTGGATCCGGTTTGCACCTCTCTACTATTCTCATCTTTTTTAGTAAGATCACTCAGGATGATGGAGATCTAGTGAGCATACAACATTTGTTGGGCCACGGTCAATCCATCATGGATAACATCTTGAATCTcacaaagaataaagtccaCGATGTTGAACTCCCGGCCAGTCATGACGTGAAGGAGAAGCCACTGTTGAAGACTAGTGATGGACTCTGCATTGCCAATCTGTGGTAACAATGTCTTTCTTAGTGCCCGGTGAATCACATTGGCCTTATGGGTAAACATGTCAGGCGTGCGATATGCTCAGCTAGAAGGGAACGACTCCACAAAAAGTTCGGCCATATCCTCGTCCGAAGGGAATGATCCACCAAGCAAACTATGACGAGGTGGTTCACGATCCCCGTAGATAATGTGGTGTAGGGACACGTTACACGAATTGACTCCAATACTATCAATTTGGTGTCGCCAAATTCTATGCGGAGCTTCATGAAACATGACTTGAATGCACTCTCTGCTCTTAGGAATGTACAACGTAGCATAGAAAACTCGAACTCAATCCTCAATATACTAATGATGCCCTAAGATCAAATCAGCCAATCCGGGTAGTTGATCGAAGTATCCCATAATATCCTCTCCTCCCACAGTCATGTTCATATGATTACAGTTTATAATCTTGTGCTTAAATAGTTTGGTGGATAGCTTCTTATAGTTATAGTAGAAAGTTTGCTGAATGACATTACTAAATTTTTGTTCGACCCGTCTGTCATGGGATTTTTCAAACCACACATCCTCAGACACAGATCTATGCCTTTTAATTATTTGGTAGCTATGCATGCTCAGTTCAATCATCCTTAGCGGCTCTTTTGGTGGAGGGTAAAGTGGTACCTCGTTCTGCTCCCTGGGGTTGGGCGCAGGAAACTCAGCAGGGCGGGACGGCCGACGCCGCATAGATTGCTGTCATCCGGAAGGCGCTGAGGTTGAACCAACCCATGTGTGGCAGACAGATGCTGAGGTTGACCCACCCCGTGTACGGCGGGAACGGGCAGGGGAAGACTCCCGTGTAATGGATCTGCCCTTTTGCCACGTCTAAGCACCAGCCATGCCTGCAGAATTTGCCTGCGACTTCCTTTGTCGCTTCACCGGAGGCAAGTCAAGCGCCTTTCCATTTCTCTTGCCACCATCTCGGCCCATCTGCAAGATCTTTCTTGAATCAGCTACCACAATGATCTCAAAAAATTTAACGAATCCTCCTTTCAGTGATGAGTACCTATGAAATCGGGGTGAGCTATGGTGGATTGCAGTAGCGGCGGAGCGCGAccacggcggcgggtggctGCAGCAGGTGGTGGTAGCGGTCATGGCTAAACCCTACCAAGGGCGAGCGCCGCAAGTGCCTTGCAGTAAATGGGGAACGACGGGTCACCAAAAGTGTCACGACGTTGGATAAAGTCATAAAGGTGTAGTACGCACCTAGACAAGAAGATGGGTAGGTgtttcctacccaaccttgttCTAGCATAAGGATGTTCCGGTGTTTGAGAATACACTGAACTGGATAAACAGCCAGCCAAATAGGCGTTTGAAGATTTTGAAAGTCATCACAGGATGTTCCTGTGTTTGATAATACACCGAACCGAATAAACATCCAGCCAAATGGGCGTTCAAAGATTTTGAAGACGTCATAGGATGTTTTGGTGTTTGATAATACAACGAATCGGATAAATAGCCAGCCAAATGGGTGTTCGAAGATTTTGGAAGGCGTTACAGGATGTTCCGGTGTTTGATAATACAACAAGCCGGATCAATAGCCAGCTAAGTGTGCTTTTGAACATATTAAGATGCATCAAAAGGATTTTCCCACAACTACTATGATAAAAGGTCTAGATGCACATATCGGTTCATATGTTATACAACAAATGAGTTTAGATCACATCAACTAAAACATTAATTGATTTCACATGCTAATCTTTGTCACTGTCAGGTGTGGGattttcatttgcatcatgGTATTGCCAGATagtctcgtcctcctcctcatcgtcaaaATTGAATCCGTCCACATTAGATAGAACTTGTTGGCGAATGGAAGTAACTTGAGCTGCTGGAATGATAGTCTTATCCTCCTCCCATCAGTAATTGGCACCATAGCCTCCGAACCATCACGAATACCATCATTCAAGGTTTCTTCAATTACATCATCTTGATATGCAAGTACCATGCCACTGGGCGCTGTGTCCTGCTCAGTTTCATTAAAGCTTCACAAATACTTGTCTCAAATTTTTGCACCACTCTCCATGGGTCTTGTAGCAAGGTGTCTGACAAGTAAAACACCTTCGTTTCTTGTTCAGCAAAAATGTAGGGATCACTTTTGTACCAGTACTTTTTAGTATTAATGCTTATGAAGTACCCATCCTTTCTAATCCATGGTTCCTTCttggtgtgacgaccgaccccaaatctcttgagttaatcttaatctaagtccctaatcccctatctcagctttaccgagtttaagtactcaacctccagtccggacccgaccccgagacccgacccctctccgctggtctcccgttccgaccctgccgaccccaactcaccgccggatccttctaagtcttcccacaatgCCTCCTTTaaatctgaccggtggacccataAAATCTcttccccagatctcccgcgacagacgcactcgagtagcatgcccgcttcagagcttctccgccgcatGGCTCGTTgcctccgacacccgccgctccatcccgtcgccggccgcgaccggatggattctcgcgcccccttccccaatcgcagcggaagccctctgcaaccctttctgcagtgcctcgccgcccgcacccatcatcacctcgccagactcccggctgcagagcccgatgccgcccgtcttttccgtcgcccttccacagtcgcgccgccccgatccgcgctacgcgacgattccccctccgccaacccagaccccggccgcgacagctcctttccgccttgccagatctGCGCCCCTACAGACTgttgtttcgcgctcgcccgcgcgacagTAGCcca is a genomic window containing:
- the LOC117836528 gene encoding uncharacterized protein; this translates as MKLPAAVIAVSSVLLVMAATSGAVTFDATNSVASTDGGARFDREVGVDYAKQVLSDASSFIWGTFNQPNPEDRKPVDSVALNVVDNISAPAQTSGGAISLNAQYVAGFQGDVKTEVTGVLYHETTHVWQWDGQGQANGGLIEGIADFVRLRAGLAPDHWRKAGQGDKWDQGYDVTARFLDYCDSLKQGFVAELNGKMKDGYSDGFFQDILGKDVQQLWQDYKAQYGG